A stretch of the Neofelis nebulosa isolate mNeoNeb1 chromosome 1, mNeoNeb1.pri, whole genome shotgun sequence genome encodes the following:
- the LOC131518433 gene encoding LOW QUALITY PROTEIN: putative butyrophilin-like protein 10 (The sequence of the model RefSeq protein was modified relative to this genomic sequence to represent the inferred CDS: deleted 3 bases in 2 codons) → MANTQGRDIFPPSCSIIFLLLQLLSCSLSANGKADFSVSGPGQPVLAMVGESAKLQCHLSLNISAEDMEVRWYREELSPAVHLSKKGRDMPEEQMWQYKGRTTFWTAGLAKDQAVLTIHNVTVFDNGTFHCKFKDSTGSADATLWLRVAGLGSEPRIQVQAGRDEGIRAECTSEGWYPEPRVEWRDFRGQTLPSTTNLTVLPTGLFAVVSNVTVWDRGMGNISCSISNPLLQERMETKSHLPDSLLAQVPKSFPSMAWRAVVPVILIVVGLVACLVAGATCLFWKRQRDRNRVQLEEERLNREEEQLPQGWPEDIIYVSPSLDPNTASPKLALSEDRKTVRQLFFEQELPNAPSRFDRDPCVLGLEQFSAGRYYWEVQVGHRKTWNLGVCLESLDWTGRILKAPQPGLWALELYKKGFWALGFPRVHLHPSEPLYRVGVFLDCDAGRMSFYSMGNGSFIYAFSGLSFSSPLRPFLCLWTHDPNPLTICSERQPPEALGPPQGEGQDRWEPSSSKTHDLSAPACHRFGGDVSILSPS, encoded by the exons ATGGCAAACACACAAGGTCGAGACATCTTTCCACCCAGCTGCTccatcatcttcctcctcctgcagCTTCTGTCCTGCAGCCTCTCTGCAAACG GAAAAGCCGATTTCTCTGTCTCTGGTCCCGGCCAACCGGTCCTGGCTATGGTGGGGGAAAGTGCGAAGCTGCAATGCCATCTGTCCCTCAATATCAGTGCGGAGGACATGGAGGTGAGGTGGTACAGGGAGGAGCTGTCCCCAGCCGTGCACCTGAGCAAGAAAGGCAGGGACATGCCTGAAGAGCAGATGTGGCAGTATAAGGGCAGGACGACCTTCTGGACGGCTGGCCTGGCCAAGGACCAAGCTGTGCTGACCATACACAACGTCACCGTGTTCGATAACGGGACCTTCCACTGCAAGTTCAAAGACAGCACAGGGTCTGCAGACGCCACCCTGTGGCTGAGAGTGGCAG GGCTGGGCTCTGAGCCCAGAATCCAAGTGCAAGCTGGCCGGGATGAAGGTATCAGGGCAGAGTGCACCTCGGAGGGCTGGTACCCAGAGCCCCGGGTGGAGTGGAGAGACTTCAGGGGACAGACCCTACCTTCCACGACCAACCTCACAGTGTTACCGACGGGCCTCTTTGCGGTGGTGTCCAATGTGACTGTCTGGGACAGGGGCATGGGGAACATCTCTTGCTCTATCTCCAACCCCCTCCTCCAGGAGAGGATGGAGACCAAGAGCCACCTACCTG ACTCTCTTTTAGCTCAGGTGCCCAAAAGTTTCCCATCAATGGCATGGAGGGCAGTGGTGCCTGTGATCCTCATTGTGGTGGGGCTTGTAGCA TGTCTTGTGGCAGGAGCCACCTGTCTTTTCTGGAAACGTCAGAGGGACAGGAATAGGGTGCAGCTGGAAGAAGAGAGACTGAACAGAGAAGAGGAACAGCTGCCCCAAG gCTGGCCAGAGGACATCATCTATG TGAGCCCATCCCTGGACCCCAACACTGCAAGCCCCAAGCTCGCTCTCTCTGAGGACAGGAAGACTGTGAGGCAGCTGTTCTTTGAACAAGAGCTGCCCAACGCCCCCAGCAGATTCGACCGGGACCCCTGTGTGCTGGGCCTGGAGCAGTTCTCAGCTGGGAGGTATTACTGGGAGGTCCAGGTGGGGCACAGGAAGACCTGGAACCTAGGCGTGTGTCTGGAGAGCTTGGATTGGACGGGAAGGATCCTCAAGGCCCCCCAGCCTGGACTCTGGGCCCTGGAGCTGTACAAGAAGGGGTTCTGGGCGCTTGGCTTCCCAAGAGTTCACCTGCACCCTTCGGAGCCCCTGTATCGTGTGGGCGTTTTCCTGGACTGTGATGCAGGCAGAATGTCCTTCTACAGCATGGGCAATGGATCCTTCATCTACGCGTTCTCTGGACTGTCCTTCTCGTCACCCCTGAGGCCATTCCTCTGCCTCTGGACACACGACCCCAACCCCCTGACCATCTGCTCAGAACGGCAGCCCCCAGAGGCCTTGGGGCCTCCTCAGGGTGAGGGACAGGACAGG TGGGAACCCTCCTCCAGCAAGACCCATGATCTCTCTGCTCCAGCCTGTCACCGATTTGGGGGAGATGTATCCATTCTAAGTCCCAGCTAG